The Heptranchias perlo isolate sHepPer1 chromosome 40, sHepPer1.hap1, whole genome shotgun sequence genome has a window encoding:
- the LOC137305696 gene encoding WW domain-binding protein 2-like, translating to MALNKNHSQSGGVIINNGESFLKECKDVELSFSDLAAKSDFFKGTKKGMLYLTPYRMIFLAKGKDPMQSFMMPFYLVKGCSIEQPVFSANYIKGTVRAEPGGGWEGQATFKLVFNSGGAIEFGQLMFKVAQQASRGTPVQNTAYGYEPMADMAFGFAPANGPYAANGPYAANGPYAANGPYAANGPYAANGPYAYQPPPMNGGYAPPPAPMGYHYGTPPPQPGAYPSAPAMDMYMPPPPPYPGPPPVSVVEPGLPGGTKAAEAASSAYYNPCNPHSVYMPLEQPPPYTPAEEKKNN from the exons ATGGCGCTGAACAAGAATCATTCGCAAAGCGGCGGCGTcatcataaataacggcgagag CTTTTTAAAGGAGTGCAAAGATGTGGAGCTCTCGTTCAGTGATTTGGCTGCTAAGTCTGATTTCTTTAAGGGGACCAAGAAGGGGATGCTTTATTTGACCCCATACAGG ATGATTTTTTTGGCGAAAGGGAAGGACCCTATGCAGTCATTCATGATGCCCTTCTACCTTGTGAAAGGGTGTTCAATCGAGCAGCCTGTCTTCTCTGCTAATTATATCAAGGGAACTGTTCGGGCTGAGCCTGGAG GTGGTTGGGAAGGACAGGCCACATTCAAATTGGTATTTAACAGTGGTGGAGCCATTGAGTTCGGACAACTAATGTTCAAAGTGGCTCAACAAG CTTCCAGGGGTACTCCTGTACAGAACACTGCTTATGGATACGAACCGATGGCTGATATGGCTTTTGGATTTGCCCCAGCCAATGGTCCTTATGCGGCCAATGGTCCTTATGCGGCCAATGGCCCGTACGCAGCCAATGGTCCTTATGCGGCCAATGGCCCGTACGCAGCCAATGGTCCATATGCATATCAACCGCCTCCCATGAATGGAGGTTATGCACCTCCTCCTGCACCGATGGGATACCATTATGGAACTCCTCCACCACAGCCAG GAGCCTATCCATCTGCCCCTGCAATGGACATGTAtatgcctcctccacctccctatcCTGGGCCACCTCCAGTCAGTGTGGTAGAACCTGGATTGCCTG GTGGAACTAAAGCAGCAGAAGCAGCTTCTAGTGCTTACTACAACCCGTGCAATCCTCACAGTGTCTACATGCCATTG GAGCAGCCCCCACCATACACACCAGCAGAGGAGAAGAAGAACAACTGA